One region of Trichosurus vulpecula isolate mTriVul1 chromosome 1, mTriVul1.pri, whole genome shotgun sequence genomic DNA includes:
- the ANXA1 gene encoding annexin A1: MAMVSEFLRQAWFIDNEEQEYVKAVKDSKGGPRPSPNTYPSFNPSSDVAALDKALTVKGVDEATIIDILTKRSNAQRQQIKDAYLQAKGKPLEDALKKGLTGHLEDVALALLKTPAQYDAEQLRGAMKGLGTDEDTLIEIMASRNNKEIREINRVYREVLKRDLAKDITSDTSGDFQKVLLSLAKGDRSEDVGVNDDLADNDARALYEAGERRKGTDVNVFNTILTTRSFPHLRRVFQKYCKYSQHDMNKVLDLELKGDIENCLTAIVKCATSKPSFFAEKLHKAMKGAGTRHKDLIRIMVSRSEIDMNEIKAYYQKMYGISLCQAILDETKGDYEKILVALCGGN, encoded by the exons ATGGCTATGGTATCAGAATTCCTTAGGCAGGCCTGGTTTATAGACAATGAAGAACAGGAGTATGTT AAAGCCGTGAAGGATTCTAAAGGAGGACCTAGGCCATCACCTAATACCTACCCTAGCTTCAACCCGTCTTCTGATGTTGCTGCATTGGATAAAGCTCTAACTGTGAAAG GTGTAGATGAAGCAACTATCATTGATATCTTAACAAAGAGAAGCAATGCTCAACGCCAGCAAATCAAAGATGCATACCTCCAGGCAAAAGGAAAG CCCCTGGAGGATGCTCTGAAGAAAGGCCTTACAGGCCACCTGGAAGATGTTGCCCTGGCTCTGTTGAAAACCCCAGCCCAGTATGATGCTGAGCAGTTGAGGGGTGCTATGAAG GGTCTTGGAACAGATGAAGACACCTTAATTGAAATTATGGCATCAAGAAATAACAAGGAAATCAGAGAAATCAACAGAGTCTACCGAGAAG TACTTAAGAGAGATCTTGCCAAAGACATCACCTCAGATACATCTGGAGATTTTCAGAAGGTTTTGCTTTCTTTGGCTAAG GGTGACCGAAGTGAGGATGTTGGTGTGAATGATGATCTGGCTGATAATGACGCCAGG GCTTTATATGAggctggagagagaagaaaaggaactgATGTGAACGTATTCAATACTATCCTTACCACCAGAAGCTTCCCTCATCTTCGCCGTG tgTTTCAGAAGTATTGCAAATACAGCCAACATGACATGAACAAGGTATTGGATCTGGAACTGAAAGGAGATATCGAGAACTGCTTAACTGCCATTG tGAAATGTGCCACAAGCAAACCATCTTTCTTTGCTGAGAAGCTTCACAAAGCCATGAAG GGTGCTGGAACTCGTCATAAGGATCTTATCAGGATCATGGTTTCTCGTTCTGAAATTGACATGAATGAGATCAAGGCATACTATCAAAAGATGTATGGCATCTCTCTGTGCCAAGCCATCCTG GATGAAACCAAGGGAGATTATGAAAAAATCCTGGTTGCCCTGTGTGGAGGAAACTAA